A window from Vigna angularis cultivar LongXiaoDou No.4 chromosome 7, ASM1680809v1, whole genome shotgun sequence encodes these proteins:
- the LOC108347329 gene encoding uncharacterized protein LOC108347329 isoform X5: MFRILNRTLPLFRHHLPRTISSSTKTCNSTKKSVENSQIAPILAHSHNLSPIAPQSSSRAHVLALSAAAILTSAAFLNYDYVRHESDRRGEPNPLYARAENSTRKAADSFDRIFHHARRTGVAAAVLWHSLCSVLSSANHEVRSGFEIRVAALLADIAAANSGRRAAIVGAGGGAVVDWLLEAVTKEGGGGGGTQAESARALAYLIADPNVSAAVLGRPHAVPNLLRFIFSCQPRRSKNKKQHSRRSAFDISDSLKGRSMLVAAIMDIVTSSCDNTQDVSFNPSLPGKAETRDIAAALQVIEEGGLHLDEPPEGEDDDGGTGSKGIGIKILEGTPVLGLSRTSSDSYSEELKHQTSKTIKFQNKYDNSRQQNNVSSSVVPGLWDDLHCEHVAVPFATWALANWATASESNRTRIQELDRDGQAVMAALMAPERSVKWHASLVVRLLLEDRNAPLNESISEWASSILSTISQASKHEDVSLANIALSALLLSVERSPAVQNILMENGLNPMREIAKQMTKHKQVQEAMAKALELLCTGELHLSLEEGQKWSGILVPWVFGTFSSDTIRSSAIKILSQIMEDYGPTSVPLSQGWLAVMLSEVHSSIKKSNDNGTNQPKSDNVKTLINNANIASAAQVASQLSTAVVNLAAKRMGVASNSGDASPLADFLSLEPLAGPFKNLKKDNLPKLDAADSAVATLKGIKALTEVCAEDSGCQDMIVDFGILCLLRRFMLSDDYEKLAAIEAYDASSRAHEGKERISNVDGKPPASDVYNSASVRVPPTAHIRKHAARLLTILSLLPKVKKVITADETWCKWLDDCANGRIPGCNDLKIQSYARAALLNVFCNDQPNGRSGSGGPSDGGVKSYRNACPRYDDMIFLINSHLPHWKCPKETGQQEPFSRMISLAPSADTDNGTESLNNSNCSISNDSTKINPDRNLPPLDIVFVHGLRGGPYKTWRIAEEKSSTSSHLVEKVDEGAGKLGTFWPGEWLSSDFPEARLFTLKYKTNLTQWSGASLPLQIWGSSYSMSLVKEVSSMLLEKLVAAGIGDRPVVFVTHSMGGLVVKQILHKAKEERFDNLVKNTMGIVFYSCPHFGSKLADMPWRMGFVLRPAPTSVFALGF, from the exons atgtttcgAATCCTTAACAGAACGCTACCACTTTTTCGCCATCATCTTCCTCGAACAATTTCTTCTTCGACAAAAACTTGCAATTCAACAAAGAAAAGCGTAGAGAATTCTCAAATTGCACCAATCCTCGCTCACAGCCACAACCTCTCTCCTATCGCTCCGCAATCTTCCTCTCGGGCTCACGTCCTCGCGCTCTCCGCCGCCGCCATTCTCACCTCCGCCGCCTTCCTCAACTACGACTACGTCCGCCACGAATCCGATCGCCGCGGAGAACCAAATCCTCTCTACGCGAGAGCCGAGAACTCCACGCGCAAGGCGGCGGACTCCTTCGACCGTATTTTCCACCACGCCAGGCGCACGGGCGTCGCGGCTGCGGTCCTCTGGCACTCTCTGTGCTCGGTGCTGTCGTCGGCAAACCATGAGGTGCGCTCCGGATTCGAGATTCGAGTCGCGGCCTTGCTCGCCGATATCGCTGCTGCGAACTCCGGCCGTAGGGCTGCGATCGTCGGGGCAGGTGGCGGCGCTGTCGTGGACTGGCTGCTGGAGGCCGTGACAAAAGAAGGCGGCGGAGGCGGCGGCACTCAGGCGGAGTCCGCGAGGGCGCTTGCTTATTTGATTGCGGACCCTAACGTGTCTGCGGCGGTGCTTGGGAGACCTCACGCGGTTCCGAATCTTCTGAGGTTCATCTTTTCGTGTCAGCCTCGGCGTTCTAAGAATAAGAAG CAGCATTCAAGACGTAGTGCATTTGATATTTCTGATTCTTTGAAAGGCAGGAGCATGCTTGTGGCTGCCATTATGGATATCGTTACGTCCAGCTGTGACAATACACAAGACGTGTCTTTTAATCCATCATTGCCTGGAAAGGCTGAAACTAGAGACATTGCTGCTGCCCTACAAGTAATTGAGGAAGGGGGTTTGCACTTGGATGAGCCACCtgaaggtgaagatgatgatggtggGACCGGAAGCAAAGGGATTGGGATCAAGATACTTGAAGGTACTCCTGTTTTAGGGCTTTCAAGGACCAGCAGTGATTCATATAGTGAAGAATTGAAGCATCAAACTTCTAAAactatcaaatttcaaaataagtaCGACAATTCTCGGCAACAAAATAATGTATCCTCTTCTGTTGTTCCTGGTCTCTGGGATGATTTGCACTGTGAACATGTTGCTGTTCCTTTTGCCACATGGGCATTAGCAAATTGGGCAACAGCATCGGAATCAAATAGAACTCGTATTCAAGAACTGGATCGAGATGGACAGGCAGTCATGGCTGCTTTAATGGCACCCGAGAGATCTGTAAAATGGCATGCAAGTTTGGTGGTGCGGTTGCTATTAGAAGATCGCAATGCACCTTTGAATGAATCTATTTCTGAATGGGCTTCGAGTATTCTTTCTACTATATCTCAGGCATCCAAGCATGAAGATGTTTCTTTGGCTAATATAGCTTTATCTGCCCTTCTCTTGTCTGTTGAGAGGAGCCCTGCAGTGCAGAATATACTGATGGAGAATGGTCTTAACCCAATGAGAGAAATCGCCAAGCAGATGACAAAACATAAGCAGGTTCAAGAAGCAATGGCAAAGGCATTAGAGCTACTTTGTACTGGAGAGCTGCACTTGTCGCTTGAAGAGGGTCAAAAATGGTCAGGCATTCTTGTACCTTGGGTTTTTGGAACATTTTCCTCTGATACTATACGATCTTCAGCCATAAAGATTCTTTCTCAGATCATGGAAGACTACGGTCCAACATCTGTACCACTTTCTCAAGGATGGTTAGCCGTGATGCTATCTGAAGTGCATAGTTCTATCAAGAAATCAAATGATAATGGAACCAATCAACCAAAAAGTGATAATGTAAAG ACATTAATCAATAATGCGAATATTGCTTCTGCTGCACAAGTTGCCAGTCAACTATCCACCGCAGTTGTTAATCTGGCAGCTAAAAGAATGGGAGTTGCATCTAATTCTGGGGATGCATCCCCACTGGCAGATTTTCTGTCTCTGGAACCTTTAGCTGGAccgtttaaaaatttaaaaaaagataatttgcCTAAATTAGATGCTGCAGATTCTGCTGTGGCAACGCTGAAAGGAATTAAAGCTCTGACCGAAGTTTGTGCTGAAGATTCTGGTTGTCAGGACATGATAGTTGATTTTGGGATTTTATGTTTGCTGAGGCGCTTTATGTTGAGTGATGATTATGAGAAACTGGCTGCTATTGAGGCTTATGATGCATCATCTAGAGCACATGAGGGGAAGGAGCGGATATCAAATGTAGATGGCAAACCACCTGCATCAGATGTATATAATTCAGCTAGTGTCCGAGTTCCACCCACTGCTCATATCCGCAAGCATGCAGCTCGGTTGTTGACCATCCTCTCACTGCTTCCCAAAGTCAAGAAGGTCATCACAGCTGATGAAACATGGTGCAAATGGCTTGATGATTGTGCTAATGGGCGAATTCCAGGTTGCAATGATCTTAAAATTCAAAGCTATGCCAGGGCAGCacttttaaatgtgttttgcAATGACCAGCCTAATGGAAGGAGTGGAAGTGGAGGTCCTTCTGACGGTGGTGTAAAAAGTTATAGGAATGCATGTCCTCGTTATGATGACATGATATTCTTGATAAATTCTCATCTTCCCCACTGGAAATGTCCCAAAGAAACAGGTCAACAAGAACCATTCTCAAGAATGATATCTCTGGCTCCTTCTGCTGATACTGACAATGGAACAGAGTCCTTGAATAACAGCAACTGCTCTATTTCTAATGATTCAACTAAAATCAACCCAGATAGAAATTTGCCTCCACTAGACATAGTTTTTGTCCATGGGCTCCGTGGTGGGCCTTACAAAACTTGGCGTATAGCTGAGGAAAAATCCTCAACTTCTTCACATTTGGTTGAGAAGGTTGACGAGGGAGCAGGAAAGCTTGGAACCTTTTGGCCTGGTGAATGGCTTTCCAGTGATTTTCCTGAGGCTCGGTTGTTTACCCTAAAATACAAG ACTAATCTCACACAGTGGTCGGGAGCTAGCTTGCCTCTTCAG ATTTGGGGGTCTTCATACTCTATGAGCCTCGTTAAG GAGGTTAGTTCTATGCTATTGGAGAAGCTTGTTGCTGCAGGGATTGGGGATAGACCTGTTGTTTTTGTTACTCACAG TATGGGAGGTCTGGTTGTGAAGCAAATTCTTCATAAAGCAAAGGAGGAAAGATTTGATAATCTTGTGAAGAATACAATGGGAATT GTTTTTTATAGCTGCCCACATTTTGGTAGCAAACTTGCAGATATGCCTTGGCGAATGGGCTTCGTGCTTCGTCCAGCTCCCACA AGTGTTTTTGCTCTTGGTTTTTAA
- the LOC108347329 gene encoding uncharacterized protein LOC108347329 isoform X2 has protein sequence MFRILNRTLPLFRHHLPRTISSSTKTCNSTKKSVENSQIAPILAHSHNLSPIAPQSSSRAHVLALSAAAILTSAAFLNYDYVRHESDRRGEPNPLYARAENSTRKAADSFDRIFHHARRTGVAAAVLWHSLCSVLSSANHEVRSGFEIRVAALLADIAAANSGRRAAIVGAGGGAVVDWLLEAVTKEGGGGGGTQAESARALAYLIADPNVSAAVLGRPHAVPNLLRFIFSCQPRRSKNKKHSRRSAFDISDSLKGRSMLVAAIMDIVTSSCDNTQDVSFNPSLPGKAETRDIAAALQVIEEGGLHLDEPPEGEDDDGGTGSKGIGIKILEGTPVLGLSRTSSDSYSEELKHQTSKTIKFQNKYDNSRQQNNVSSSVVPGLWDDLHCEHVAVPFATWALANWATASESNRTRIQELDRDGQAVMAALMAPERSVKWHASLVVRLLLEDRNAPLNESISEWASSILSTISQASKHEDVSLANIALSALLLSVERSPAVQNILMENGLNPMREIAKQMTKHKQVQEAMAKALELLCTGELHLSLEEGQKWSGILVPWVFGTFSSDTIRSSAIKILSQIMEDYGPTSVPLSQGWLAVMLSEVHSSIKKSNDNGTNQPKSDNVKTLINNANIASAAQVASQLSTAVVNLAAKRMGVASNSGDASPLADFLSLEPLAGPFKNLKKDNLPKLDAADSAVATLKGIKALTEVCAEDSGCQDMIVDFGILCLLRRFMLSDDYEKLAAIEAYDASSRAHEGKERISNVDGKPPASDVYNSASVRVPPTAHIRKHAARLLTILSLLPKVKKVITADETWCKWLDDCANGRIPGCNDLKIQSYARAALLNVFCNDQPNGRSGSGGPSDGGVKSYRNACPRYDDMIFLINSHLPHWKCPKETGQQEPFSRMISLAPSADTDNGTESLNNSNCSISNDSTKINPDRNLPPLDIVFVHGLRGGPYKTWRIAEEKSSTSSHLVEKVDEGAGKLGTFWPGEWLSSDFPEARLFTLKYKTNLTQWSGASLPLQIWGSSYSMSLVKEVSSMLLEKLVAAGIGDRPVVFVTHSMGGLVVKQILHKAKEERFDNLVKNTMGIVFYSCPHFGSKLADMPWRMGFVLRPAPTIGELRSGSQKLIELNDYIRQLHKKRLLDVLSFCETKVTPIVEAYGGWAFRTEIVPIESAYPGFGELVVLESTDHINSCKPVSRSDPSYTETLKFLQRLKACLDSAYASGEELS, from the exons atgtttcgAATCCTTAACAGAACGCTACCACTTTTTCGCCATCATCTTCCTCGAACAATTTCTTCTTCGACAAAAACTTGCAATTCAACAAAGAAAAGCGTAGAGAATTCTCAAATTGCACCAATCCTCGCTCACAGCCACAACCTCTCTCCTATCGCTCCGCAATCTTCCTCTCGGGCTCACGTCCTCGCGCTCTCCGCCGCCGCCATTCTCACCTCCGCCGCCTTCCTCAACTACGACTACGTCCGCCACGAATCCGATCGCCGCGGAGAACCAAATCCTCTCTACGCGAGAGCCGAGAACTCCACGCGCAAGGCGGCGGACTCCTTCGACCGTATTTTCCACCACGCCAGGCGCACGGGCGTCGCGGCTGCGGTCCTCTGGCACTCTCTGTGCTCGGTGCTGTCGTCGGCAAACCATGAGGTGCGCTCCGGATTCGAGATTCGAGTCGCGGCCTTGCTCGCCGATATCGCTGCTGCGAACTCCGGCCGTAGGGCTGCGATCGTCGGGGCAGGTGGCGGCGCTGTCGTGGACTGGCTGCTGGAGGCCGTGACAAAAGAAGGCGGCGGAGGCGGCGGCACTCAGGCGGAGTCCGCGAGGGCGCTTGCTTATTTGATTGCGGACCCTAACGTGTCTGCGGCGGTGCTTGGGAGACCTCACGCGGTTCCGAATCTTCTGAGGTTCATCTTTTCGTGTCAGCCTCGGCGTTCTAAGAATAAGAAG CATTCAAGACGTAGTGCATTTGATATTTCTGATTCTTTGAAAGGCAGGAGCATGCTTGTGGCTGCCATTATGGATATCGTTACGTCCAGCTGTGACAATACACAAGACGTGTCTTTTAATCCATCATTGCCTGGAAAGGCTGAAACTAGAGACATTGCTGCTGCCCTACAAGTAATTGAGGAAGGGGGTTTGCACTTGGATGAGCCACCtgaaggtgaagatgatgatggtggGACCGGAAGCAAAGGGATTGGGATCAAGATACTTGAAGGTACTCCTGTTTTAGGGCTTTCAAGGACCAGCAGTGATTCATATAGTGAAGAATTGAAGCATCAAACTTCTAAAactatcaaatttcaaaataagtaCGACAATTCTCGGCAACAAAATAATGTATCCTCTTCTGTTGTTCCTGGTCTCTGGGATGATTTGCACTGTGAACATGTTGCTGTTCCTTTTGCCACATGGGCATTAGCAAATTGGGCAACAGCATCGGAATCAAATAGAACTCGTATTCAAGAACTGGATCGAGATGGACAGGCAGTCATGGCTGCTTTAATGGCACCCGAGAGATCTGTAAAATGGCATGCAAGTTTGGTGGTGCGGTTGCTATTAGAAGATCGCAATGCACCTTTGAATGAATCTATTTCTGAATGGGCTTCGAGTATTCTTTCTACTATATCTCAGGCATCCAAGCATGAAGATGTTTCTTTGGCTAATATAGCTTTATCTGCCCTTCTCTTGTCTGTTGAGAGGAGCCCTGCAGTGCAGAATATACTGATGGAGAATGGTCTTAACCCAATGAGAGAAATCGCCAAGCAGATGACAAAACATAAGCAGGTTCAAGAAGCAATGGCAAAGGCATTAGAGCTACTTTGTACTGGAGAGCTGCACTTGTCGCTTGAAGAGGGTCAAAAATGGTCAGGCATTCTTGTACCTTGGGTTTTTGGAACATTTTCCTCTGATACTATACGATCTTCAGCCATAAAGATTCTTTCTCAGATCATGGAAGACTACGGTCCAACATCTGTACCACTTTCTCAAGGATGGTTAGCCGTGATGCTATCTGAAGTGCATAGTTCTATCAAGAAATCAAATGATAATGGAACCAATCAACCAAAAAGTGATAATGTAAAG ACATTAATCAATAATGCGAATATTGCTTCTGCTGCACAAGTTGCCAGTCAACTATCCACCGCAGTTGTTAATCTGGCAGCTAAAAGAATGGGAGTTGCATCTAATTCTGGGGATGCATCCCCACTGGCAGATTTTCTGTCTCTGGAACCTTTAGCTGGAccgtttaaaaatttaaaaaaagataatttgcCTAAATTAGATGCTGCAGATTCTGCTGTGGCAACGCTGAAAGGAATTAAAGCTCTGACCGAAGTTTGTGCTGAAGATTCTGGTTGTCAGGACATGATAGTTGATTTTGGGATTTTATGTTTGCTGAGGCGCTTTATGTTGAGTGATGATTATGAGAAACTGGCTGCTATTGAGGCTTATGATGCATCATCTAGAGCACATGAGGGGAAGGAGCGGATATCAAATGTAGATGGCAAACCACCTGCATCAGATGTATATAATTCAGCTAGTGTCCGAGTTCCACCCACTGCTCATATCCGCAAGCATGCAGCTCGGTTGTTGACCATCCTCTCACTGCTTCCCAAAGTCAAGAAGGTCATCACAGCTGATGAAACATGGTGCAAATGGCTTGATGATTGTGCTAATGGGCGAATTCCAGGTTGCAATGATCTTAAAATTCAAAGCTATGCCAGGGCAGCacttttaaatgtgttttgcAATGACCAGCCTAATGGAAGGAGTGGAAGTGGAGGTCCTTCTGACGGTGGTGTAAAAAGTTATAGGAATGCATGTCCTCGTTATGATGACATGATATTCTTGATAAATTCTCATCTTCCCCACTGGAAATGTCCCAAAGAAACAGGTCAACAAGAACCATTCTCAAGAATGATATCTCTGGCTCCTTCTGCTGATACTGACAATGGAACAGAGTCCTTGAATAACAGCAACTGCTCTATTTCTAATGATTCAACTAAAATCAACCCAGATAGAAATTTGCCTCCACTAGACATAGTTTTTGTCCATGGGCTCCGTGGTGGGCCTTACAAAACTTGGCGTATAGCTGAGGAAAAATCCTCAACTTCTTCACATTTGGTTGAGAAGGTTGACGAGGGAGCAGGAAAGCTTGGAACCTTTTGGCCTGGTGAATGGCTTTCCAGTGATTTTCCTGAGGCTCGGTTGTTTACCCTAAAATACAAG ACTAATCTCACACAGTGGTCGGGAGCTAGCTTGCCTCTTCAG ATTTGGGGGTCTTCATACTCTATGAGCCTCGTTAAG GAGGTTAGTTCTATGCTATTGGAGAAGCTTGTTGCTGCAGGGATTGGGGATAGACCTGTTGTTTTTGTTACTCACAG TATGGGAGGTCTGGTTGTGAAGCAAATTCTTCATAAAGCAAAGGAGGAAAGATTTGATAATCTTGTGAAGAATACAATGGGAATT GTTTTTTATAGCTGCCCACATTTTGGTAGCAAACTTGCAGATATGCCTTGGCGAATGGGCTTCGTGCTTCGTCCAGCTCCCACA ATAGGAGAGCTAAGAAGTGGATCTCAAAAACTGATAGAGCTTAATGACTATATTCGTCAACTTCATAAGAAGAGGTTGCTTGATGTTCTCAGCTTTTGTGAG ACCAAGGTAACTCCAATAGTTGAAGCTTATGGTGGATGGGCCTTTCGAACAGAAATTGTACCAATTGAGTCAGCATATCCCGGATTCGGGGAATTAGTC GTATTGGAGTCAACAGATCATATAAATTCTTGTAAGCCAGTGAGCCGCTCAGACCCTTCGTATACGGAGACGTTAAAGTTCTTGCAGAGATTAAAAGCATGCCTTGACTCAGCTTATGCTTCCGGAGAAGAGCTTAGCTAG
- the LOC108347329 gene encoding uncharacterized protein LOC108347329 isoform X6 has product MLVAAIMDIVTSSCDNTQDVSFNPSLPGKAETRDIAAALQVIEEGGLHLDEPPEGEDDDGGTGSKGIGIKILEGTPVLGLSRTSSDSYSEELKHQTSKTIKFQNKYDNSRQQNNVSSSVVPGLWDDLHCEHVAVPFATWALANWATASESNRTRIQELDRDGQAVMAALMAPERSVKWHASLVVRLLLEDRNAPLNESISEWASSILSTISQASKHEDVSLANIALSALLLSVERSPAVQNILMENGLNPMREIAKQMTKHKQVQEAMAKALELLCTGELHLSLEEGQKWSGILVPWVFGTFSSDTIRSSAIKILSQIMEDYGPTSVPLSQGWLAVMLSEVHSSIKKSNDNGTNQPKSDNVKTLINNANIASAAQVASQLSTAVVNLAAKRMGVASNSGDASPLADFLSLEPLAGPFKNLKKDNLPKLDAADSAVATLKGIKALTEVCAEDSGCQDMIVDFGILCLLRRFMLSDDYEKLAAIEAYDASSRAHEGKERISNVDGKPPASDVYNSASVRVPPTAHIRKHAARLLTILSLLPKVKKVITADETWCKWLDDCANGRIPGCNDLKIQSYARAALLNVFCNDQPNGRSGSGGPSDGGVKSYRNACPRYDDMIFLINSHLPHWKCPKETGQQEPFSRMISLAPSADTDNGTESLNNSNCSISNDSTKINPDRNLPPLDIVFVHGLRGGPYKTWRIAEEKSSTSSHLVEKVDEGAGKLGTFWPGEWLSSDFPEARLFTLKYKTNLTQWSGASLPLQIWGSSYSMSLVKEVSSMLLEKLVAAGIGDRPVVFVTHSMGGLVVKQILHKAKEERFDNLVKNTMGIVFYSCPHFGSKLADMPWRMGFVLRPAPTIGELRSGSQKLIELNDYIRQLHKKRLLDVLSFCETKVTPIVEAYGGWAFRTEIVPIESAYPGFGELVVLESTDHINSCKPVSRSDPSYTETLKFLQRLKACLDSAYASGEELS; this is encoded by the exons ATGCTTGTGGCTGCCATTATGGATATCGTTACGTCCAGCTGTGACAATACACAAGACGTGTCTTTTAATCCATCATTGCCTGGAAAGGCTGAAACTAGAGACATTGCTGCTGCCCTACAAGTAATTGAGGAAGGGGGTTTGCACTTGGATGAGCCACCtgaaggtgaagatgatgatggtggGACCGGAAGCAAAGGGATTGGGATCAAGATACTTGAAGGTACTCCTGTTTTAGGGCTTTCAAGGACCAGCAGTGATTCATATAGTGAAGAATTGAAGCATCAAACTTCTAAAactatcaaatttcaaaataagtaCGACAATTCTCGGCAACAAAATAATGTATCCTCTTCTGTTGTTCCTGGTCTCTGGGATGATTTGCACTGTGAACATGTTGCTGTTCCTTTTGCCACATGGGCATTAGCAAATTGGGCAACAGCATCGGAATCAAATAGAACTCGTATTCAAGAACTGGATCGAGATGGACAGGCAGTCATGGCTGCTTTAATGGCACCCGAGAGATCTGTAAAATGGCATGCAAGTTTGGTGGTGCGGTTGCTATTAGAAGATCGCAATGCACCTTTGAATGAATCTATTTCTGAATGGGCTTCGAGTATTCTTTCTACTATATCTCAGGCATCCAAGCATGAAGATGTTTCTTTGGCTAATATAGCTTTATCTGCCCTTCTCTTGTCTGTTGAGAGGAGCCCTGCAGTGCAGAATATACTGATGGAGAATGGTCTTAACCCAATGAGAGAAATCGCCAAGCAGATGACAAAACATAAGCAGGTTCAAGAAGCAATGGCAAAGGCATTAGAGCTACTTTGTACTGGAGAGCTGCACTTGTCGCTTGAAGAGGGTCAAAAATGGTCAGGCATTCTTGTACCTTGGGTTTTTGGAACATTTTCCTCTGATACTATACGATCTTCAGCCATAAAGATTCTTTCTCAGATCATGGAAGACTACGGTCCAACATCTGTACCACTTTCTCAAGGATGGTTAGCCGTGATGCTATCTGAAGTGCATAGTTCTATCAAGAAATCAAATGATAATGGAACCAATCAACCAAAAAGTGATAATGTAAAG ACATTAATCAATAATGCGAATATTGCTTCTGCTGCACAAGTTGCCAGTCAACTATCCACCGCAGTTGTTAATCTGGCAGCTAAAAGAATGGGAGTTGCATCTAATTCTGGGGATGCATCCCCACTGGCAGATTTTCTGTCTCTGGAACCTTTAGCTGGAccgtttaaaaatttaaaaaaagataatttgcCTAAATTAGATGCTGCAGATTCTGCTGTGGCAACGCTGAAAGGAATTAAAGCTCTGACCGAAGTTTGTGCTGAAGATTCTGGTTGTCAGGACATGATAGTTGATTTTGGGATTTTATGTTTGCTGAGGCGCTTTATGTTGAGTGATGATTATGAGAAACTGGCTGCTATTGAGGCTTATGATGCATCATCTAGAGCACATGAGGGGAAGGAGCGGATATCAAATGTAGATGGCAAACCACCTGCATCAGATGTATATAATTCAGCTAGTGTCCGAGTTCCACCCACTGCTCATATCCGCAAGCATGCAGCTCGGTTGTTGACCATCCTCTCACTGCTTCCCAAAGTCAAGAAGGTCATCACAGCTGATGAAACATGGTGCAAATGGCTTGATGATTGTGCTAATGGGCGAATTCCAGGTTGCAATGATCTTAAAATTCAAAGCTATGCCAGGGCAGCacttttaaatgtgttttgcAATGACCAGCCTAATGGAAGGAGTGGAAGTGGAGGTCCTTCTGACGGTGGTGTAAAAAGTTATAGGAATGCATGTCCTCGTTATGATGACATGATATTCTTGATAAATTCTCATCTTCCCCACTGGAAATGTCCCAAAGAAACAGGTCAACAAGAACCATTCTCAAGAATGATATCTCTGGCTCCTTCTGCTGATACTGACAATGGAACAGAGTCCTTGAATAACAGCAACTGCTCTATTTCTAATGATTCAACTAAAATCAACCCAGATAGAAATTTGCCTCCACTAGACATAGTTTTTGTCCATGGGCTCCGTGGTGGGCCTTACAAAACTTGGCGTATAGCTGAGGAAAAATCCTCAACTTCTTCACATTTGGTTGAGAAGGTTGACGAGGGAGCAGGAAAGCTTGGAACCTTTTGGCCTGGTGAATGGCTTTCCAGTGATTTTCCTGAGGCTCGGTTGTTTACCCTAAAATACAAG ACTAATCTCACACAGTGGTCGGGAGCTAGCTTGCCTCTTCAG ATTTGGGGGTCTTCATACTCTATGAGCCTCGTTAAG GAGGTTAGTTCTATGCTATTGGAGAAGCTTGTTGCTGCAGGGATTGGGGATAGACCTGTTGTTTTTGTTACTCACAG TATGGGAGGTCTGGTTGTGAAGCAAATTCTTCATAAAGCAAAGGAGGAAAGATTTGATAATCTTGTGAAGAATACAATGGGAATT GTTTTTTATAGCTGCCCACATTTTGGTAGCAAACTTGCAGATATGCCTTGGCGAATGGGCTTCGTGCTTCGTCCAGCTCCCACA ATAGGAGAGCTAAGAAGTGGATCTCAAAAACTGATAGAGCTTAATGACTATATTCGTCAACTTCATAAGAAGAGGTTGCTTGATGTTCTCAGCTTTTGTGAG ACCAAGGTAACTCCAATAGTTGAAGCTTATGGTGGATGGGCCTTTCGAACAGAAATTGTACCAATTGAGTCAGCATATCCCGGATTCGGGGAATTAGTC GTATTGGAGTCAACAGATCATATAAATTCTTGTAAGCCAGTGAGCCGCTCAGACCCTTCGTATACGGAGACGTTAAAGTTCTTGCAGAGATTAAAAGCATGCCTTGACTCAGCTTATGCTTCCGGAGAAGAGCTTAGCTAG